DNA sequence from the Paenibacillus physcomitrellae genome:
ACGGACCGTGGAAGTGAGTTTAAAAACCAGAATATTGATGCGCTGTTAAGGACTTTTAACATTGGTCGCTCGTTAAGCATGAAGGGCTGTCCTTACGACAACGCCGTTGCTGAAGCGACCTACAAAGTAATGAAAACCGAATTCATTAACCAGATGCATTTCCAAAGTCTTCACCATCTAAACGTAGAATTATATGACTATGTGAATTGGTTCAACAGACATAGAGTTCATGGCTCACTAGGTTACATGACACCCGTTCAGTACAAAACTACAGCCCTTAAAAAAGTTGTCTGATTTACTGTTGACAGTCCAATCAGCCGATGTAAAAGGTGAGTAGTTAGATGAGTCCAAAAGTCATGTGTTATGTAGAGTGTTCAAAGAGAATAAAGTATTAGACTGGCGGCGCTTCATTAAGCTATCTTTTAAAAAGGTGGGGGAGAAATGCAAGATGAGAAAATAATAGGTAAAGGAAATACAGCAACTGTATATGAGTGGGAAGAAGGTAAAGTGCTTAAGCTTTTCGTTAAAGGCTATCCTACTATGGCTGTAGAGAGAGAGTTTCTTAATGCGAAGGCAATCAATCTTATGAATTTTGCAAAACCAAAGGCATACGAAATGATTTATTATGAAGAGCAAACCGGCATTATATATGACAGAGTGGAGGGTGAAACCCTGCTGGATTGGGTATTGAAAACCGGTGACCTCCAGGGATGTGCAGTATACATGGCTAGTCTACATAAGTCAATCGTTCTGAACAAAGTTAACCATGTACCGGATAGTAAGGAATTTTTGAAATCTAATATATTAAACGCGTCATCGCTTAACAAAGAGGAACAGGAAAGAGTATTAGATATTTTGAGTAGATTAAAAGAAGGAGATACACTTTGCCATGGTGATTTTTATCCCGGCAATATATTACTATTAAATGGGCAAACCACTGTAATAGACTTTATGAATGTGTGCCGTGGAGATTTTTTATATGATGTTGCAAGAACTGTTTATTTAGTGCAATACACACCGGTTCCAGCAGATGCAGATGATAAAGAAACGCTGCTGCAACTTAAAAAAACACTGGCCGACTTATATCTTATCGAAATGAGCGTTACCCGAGAGATGATACAAGATTACATTACTGTAATTGCTGCCGCTAGAAAAGGGGAATGTCCTAATGAGTTCAATTGAATTTATAGGTAATTTGATCAGCAGGGGCTGCCCGGCATTCTGATTCTGAGTTTTCCAAGTTAAAGATTCGGTACGGCAGTGCCTGCTTGGTTGGTGTGATTGCCAGTTGTTGCACATGTTAACCGGTCCTGTTGATGTCGAGGATTTAATCCTGATTATTACCGGAAAAAATTTATTTGCGCAGCCTGCTGAGTAATCGGGATTCGTTCAACTACTGCCGGATAATCAAAATTGTAAAACAGCGTTAAGAAGGCGCTTATTATCCCGATATTTCCAAAGAGCATGCTGTAGGCAGTAAGCCAATCCGGCGAAAAGTTCTTTCGGGCTAATGCCCCTGTCACAATCAAGACCAGATTACAGCCGATTATTGCCATTACAGCACCTAGTGCATGATAGGCTGCCCCTGAGTATTCATATCCATGGAAAAGACCCACTAACAAAATTCCCAAACCATGAACAACTGCTAAAGTCATCCCTATTCGGTGTTTGTTCGCCGACAGTAAAGACCTGATCATACTATACGCCAAAACGAACAAAACCCCGTGGGAAATAAATGCGAAATTCATGGTAGGGGATAGTGGTGAATGAATTGTGCGGTATCATGAAGAGGAAGGCCCCTGTATTCAGCTTTATCTGATTCAATTGGTTCATTGTCATTCCCCCCGATACATTAATGTGTTTCTGTAGTACCAGGTTATCTTAAAGCCTGAACTATAGGGCAGAGTCAAGGTGTTTTGGATGAGTCGGCATGCCAAGACTTTAGCATCTCTTGTGCTTGATTGGGATCGTCCATAAGCAAAGTCCGATATTCCAGCATCTTGTTAAGGGTGCCCAGCATTTGGTCGTACTCTTCCTTTTTGCTCTCGATCTCCTTCTTCTTGTTGCGAATCCAATCGATAATCTGACGGTTCGTTTGGGTGTTGGCATCGTGATCCCTTAAAACTTCCTTCAGTTCAGCAAGCGAACAGCCGATAGACTGGAACTTCTTAATGAGCTTTAACCGCTCGAGAGCCTCTTCCGAATAGTTACGATAATTGTTGCTTTCCCGCCGGACATGCCGATCATCCAGCAAACCTTCCTTTTCGTAATAACGGATCGTATGGATCGTTAATCCCATCTTGTCCGCCAATTCCTGAATTTTCATACTCATTTCTCCTTGGACAGCTTGCTATAGAGTTCACTTCATAGTTTATGCTTAGCATGTTCAAGCAGTCAACACATGAAGGAGGATAATCATGATGAAGGTTTTTGTAACAGGAGCAACAGGGTACGTCGGGTCTGCTGTCGTCCGGGAATTGATCGGCGCGGGACATACCGTATCGGGTCTCTGCCGTTCAGAAGAGAAAGCCGCGGGACTAAAGGCTGCGGGAGCCGAAGCCGTGTACGGTACGCTGGACGATCTCGATACGCTGGGTAGAGCCGCCGCGGCTGCGGATGGCGTGATTCATTTGGCGTTCACCAACGATTTTTCCAACTTTGAAGGTGCGCTGGATCTAGATTTGCGGGCTGTTGAAGTCATGGGAGCAGCGCTGGAAGGCTCCGGGAAGCCGTTTATTACGACGGCTCACGCAAATGGACATACCGTGGATCAAGCAGTGCTTGCAAAGGCAGAGCAGGGCGTTAGGGCATCAATCGTCTCGCTTGCGCCGTCCGTGCACGGCGAAGGCGATAAGGGCTTTGTGCCTATGATGATCAGCATCGCCCGGGCGAAGGGCTTCGCAGCCTACATCGGCGACGGAATGAATCGCTGGCCGGCAGTTCACCGTCTGGATGCGGCGGTTCTGTACCGTTTGGCGCTGGAATCCGCCCCGGCGGGCTCGAGGCTGCTAGGCGCCGGCGATGAAGGCATTCCGTTCCATGAGATCGCTGCGGTCATTGGGCGTCAATTGAAAGTACCAACGGTCGGCATCACGCCTGAAGAAGCGGCCGCCCATTTCGGCTTTCTTGGCACCATAGCGGCATTTGATATCACAAGTTTGTACAACGCTAAGCAAGCGAGTCTGGAAACACGGGAGCTTCTGGGCTGGAAACCGATGCAGTCCGGGCTGATCGCCGATCTCGAAGAAGGGCATTATTTTGCATAAAAAAATGGAGGGTGTACCCACGTCCTTAAATGGCGGGTTGGGATACCTCCATATAATTACATTCTCAAGTACTGCCTATAAAACCGCAAACAACGGTGTATGTCCCTAAACGGCTTTATCCGGAAAAAAAAGATTGGTTTGGCAGCGTAATCCCTGCGCGTCTGGACTATCCAGTAAATATGGATCTTGTCAAGAAATATTACCATGTTACTGAAAATCCGGAAGAATCCGATTGTGTTCTTATTTTTGTATCCGGGCCGGACTCTGGCATTGGATACAGTCATGAGGATGCGGCGAGCGGAGAAAATGGCTTTGTCCCAATTAGCCTGCAATATCGTCCTTATCAAGCTGAGTTTGCAAGAGAACAAAGTATAGCAGGCGATCGCTCTTATAAGGGAAAGACAGTTAGGACAACTAACGAATGCGACTTGGATTTGATTTTGGATACAAAGGAACTCATGAAAGATAAACCAGTTATCGTGTCCCTGCTCTTGTCTAACCCTGTCGTTGTTGCAGAGTTTGAAAGCCAGATGGAGGGTCTTCTTGTAAACCTTGGGGTATACAGGATCAAGCCCTGCTGGATATCATTAGCGGGAAAGCAGAACCTGCCGGATTACTCCCTTTCCAAATGCCGGCCAATATGCGGACGGTGGAGCAGCAATTCGAAGATGTGGCACACGATATACAGTGTTATAAGGATACAGCAGGCCATGCCTACGACTTCCCTTATGGGATGAATTGGGACGGACCGATTGAGGATGAAAGGACTCAAAAGTATAAGAAAGCTAAGATAGCAGGGTCAAAATAAGCAGAGCGCTTATATGAAAAAGCAGCTTCGCTCCTGGATAGGCTGTGTTGGCCGTACCGGTTGAAAGAAAGTTTTGGGATGAAACAGGCCAAGAATAACTAAGGATAAGCTAACGAAAAGAACCGCCTTCATAGGAAGGCGGTTTTCTACTAGCTGGGTGTGTTAAATTACTTCTTTGTTAAGGCGCGATCGAGAAGTAACTATAAAGGAGGGAGGTGATAGCTCTTTTAATTCCATCTGTTTGGTTAGACTTATTCAGGCTCACGCTGAAGAATTATAAAGGGTAGTAAAACAGAAATTAGCTTCCTTTCCTAACGCCCACCAACCTATGTTAAGGTTAGTGGGCTTTTTCAATATTCGATGGGAACTAGAGGAAGAAGGATTTTTTTAGGAAAAATTACGCAGATCATTAATGTCTCTTATCGGGGGACGTCCAAATAAGCGGGCGTATTCACGATTAAATTGCGAAGGACTTTCATACCCAACATGAAATCCGGCGTTAGCCGCATCCAGATTTTCCGTGAGCAGCAGTCGTCTTGCTGTTTGCAAGCGAATCGTCTTTTGATATTGAATCGGACTCATGGCCGTCACTTTCTTGAAATGTCTATGCAAGGTCCGCGGACTCATCTTAACCGTCTTAGCCAAATCTTCAATGATCAAAGGCTCGGCATAATGATGGTTGATCCATTCAATAGCTTTCGAAATACAGTGGGAATAGCTTCCGATTATGGCAAATTGCCTCAGCAGTTCTCCATTTTCGCCTTGAAGGACCCTATAAAATATCTCCTTAATAATCAAGGGAGCCAGCACCTCAATATCAGAGGGAGTCTCCAGAAGTTCTACAAGGCGCAAAACTGCTTTGAGCAATTCAGGGGTAGACGGATTTAGCAGGATTCCTCGTTCACTCGTTACCTTCTTCGGAGGACTGGATGTTTTGGATACATCGAGAAGGATTTCCGGATGCAAGGTCAACTGCAAACTTAAGTACGGATGGCTTTGCGATGCTTTGGTAATTTGTCCGATAACAGGCAGATGAACCGGAGAGACCAAATAGCTCCCTGGATCAACATGATATCTTTCCTCGGCTAATTCAACTGTTTTTGCTCCTTGGACAATGATGTATACGGAAGGATGGCTGTTGCTGTACACTGGCCCTGACTGATGAGATTGACGCCTGAAATAAAGTTCAGGAATTGCCATGCTGTGTACGCCATCCATCGGTGTATGACGATCCATGTACCGGGCTAACTCAGAAATAAGCTCTTTCAAGTTTGTGCACCAACCTCTTTTATTCAAATCAGTTAAACCCATTATACTTATCTGGCGGGATTAGGCAAGGCAAGGGCATGAATTGTCTACCGGTTGAACCCCTGCTTTTCTTAAAATGAAAGGTGTAAGAAAAATATATTGTAGAAGAAAGAAGTGGTGATTATGCCCGGAATAAAAGATAAAGTAATCGTAATTACAGGGGCAAGTGGCGGGATCGGTGAAGCAACTGCAATGCTGCTTGCCGAGAAAGGGGCTCAAGTTGTCCTTGGCGCGCGCCGATTGGATCAGCTTGAAGCTATTGCTAACCGCATTGAGAAGTCTGGCGGTAAGGCAGCTTATCTAGTTACAGACGTGAAGCGTTCCGAAGACCTTTCGAACCTTGTCCAATTGGCACACGAGAAATTTGGTAAGCTTGATGTTCTTATCAACAATGCAGGATTTATGCCCATGTCTCCCTTTGACGATCTGCGGGTTAAGGACTGGGAAGAGATGATCGACATCAACATTAAAGGAGTTCTATATGGGATAGCAGCGGCACTACCCACCTTTCGGAATCAGGGCTCAGGACATTTTATTAACATTGCTTCCACAGCAGCCTATCGTATTCTGCCTAATATGTCGGTTTATGCAGGGACAAAGCTTGCCGTTCGTGCGATTTCAGAGGGTCTGCGTCAAGAAGCCGGCCATAAACTTCGCGTAACGATTGTTTCACCCGGGTTCACAAACACGCTTGGATCCACACATTCGGATGCCCTGGAAGCCATAAAGGACCTAGAGATGAAAGCCAAACTCGAAGCTTATCAGAACATTGGGTTATCTCCCAGCTCTATCGCTAAAGCCATTGCGTTCGCAATTGAGCAGCCCAATGACGTGGATGTCAGTGAAATAGTGGTTCGCCCCACAGCGCAAGGATAACGAGAATTGCAGGACTCCACAAGGGATCTTATGTAGTGAGACTTTGATCCGTTCACGCTTGTCTTGTATTGAAGTAAATCGATAAATGCCCCTGACACTTACCGATATTCTTGAAAGCGAAGCGACGACTCTGACGCCAGTAAGCGAGTAGAGGTAAGCTAATGTTAATGATGTATGCCAGACTAATACTATAATTATTAAATCCCATCAATAATAAACGGTGGGATTTTGTTTTATTTATAGAACTTCTCGGCAAAAGGGTCAAGTTCTTGTTGTAGCTTTAAGAAGGGGAGAATGATCATAATTTTGTGACACAATTCTCCTCACATATGTAGTTTTTAGCGTCAAAACGAGTTACGGCAACGGTTTATTTACTGCTGTTCCCATCTTCGGTTCCCTTCTTCGCCAGCAGCGCCAATTTGTTGTTTAGCATCCGGGCAAGAAGAGACTGCGATTGTTCTAGTTCTCTTTTTCTACGGTCCATTTCCTTCATCTTCTTCTGCAAAAATTCAACGGCCCGGGAGAGCTCAAGTTTGTTCCCGTCTTCTTCCTTCAAAATAACTTTGATTTCCCTTATCGTAAAACCCGCAGCCTGAAACCTTTTGATTAGTAAAAGGTGTTCGACCGCTTCCTCGGTATATTCACGATAATTATTGTCCCTGCGCTCAACGTGGCGTCTATCCAGCAATCCTTCCTTCTCGTAATAACGAATGGTCGGCGGATTTAACCCGGTCTTCTGTGCCAGCACATGAATTTTCATACTTCCTCCCGCGTAAGGCTTGACCTTCAAGTATACTTTACAGTTTATACTTTAGAGGTCTAATGGAACCTTGTCAAACCTATTGGCATAATAGTCGATCAGAAGGAGGAGCTGTGAATGAACGCTCAGAAAAGGAATTCACCGACCAGAGCTGTAGTTTTGGGGGGCGGTGGCGTGACAGGGATCGCATGGGAGGTTGGCGTCTTAGCGGGACTGCTCGAATCCGGAGTAGACCTCCATCGAGCTGACGTGATCATCGGCACGTCCGCCGGTGCATTTGTCGGAGCAGCCCTGGCCAGTGGGTACGACATGAATAAACTATTTACCGCCCAGTCGGAGACGAACTCGGCCGAGATACCGGTCGCAGCGTCTAAAGAATTGATGCAAGCGTGGTATCGCGCATTTGCCACGGGAGGAAGCGATCCGCGAAAAGTCGGTGCAGAATTTGGCCTTATCGCCAAAAATAATACCTCCCCCGTATCGCCTGAACAGCGGCGCGCCGTGGTCGAGAGTCGCCTTGTGACCAGAATATGGCCGGCGAATCTTAAAGTGACCGCCATCGATGCCGATACCGGGCAACTTCATACTTTCGATCATCAATCGGGAGTTTCTTTGCTCGATGCCGTGTCGGCCAGCGGAGCCGTTCCGGGAATTTGGCCGCTTGTTTCGATCGGTGACCGCTTCTGGACCGACGGAGGGATGGTGTCCACGACCAATTCAAGGCTGGCTGAAGGCTACGAACGGATCGTGATTCTCTCCCCGATGCCCAATGGTTATGGCTCCATCCCGGGAGCAGCGGAAGATGCGGTAAGACTGCGTACAAGCGCGGACGTTTATCTCATAACTCCCGATGAGCGCAGCGTTGTGGCCATCGGCCCAAATCCATACGACGCGGCCCGCCGCAGCATAACAGCGATCACCGGGCGGGAGCAGGGATGCTCTATCGCTGAAGCTGTTCTGACTATATGGTAAGAAGAAGCCGTTTCTTTCCTAACAACGGCATTGGGGCCAAGCATTGGAAGGCGTCTTCGTTTTGGACAGTGATGTGAAGCCGCAAGAAGAACAGAAGACAAGGGGAAAATACGTGGATACTCAGGAGCGATTGGCTGAGGTCATACGAACGTTTCATTAAACTAACGGGAAACGATAGGCGTTATAAAAACTAACTAAGAAAGCAGCTGATCAATGTAATCGGCTGCTTTTGTTCAACTAACGGGTAGGATAGCTCCTTCTTTATATCTATTATTTTAAATGGTGACAACATGCTGTCGCCTCTTCGTCATTATACTATATTTAGAATAAGAAGGAGGTATTGAGAGAATAGACAATAACTAGAGAAAATGCAAGGAGTTAAATTAATGAAGTATGTGAAACTTGGAAATACCGGCCTGGATGTTTCCCGATTCTGTCTTATGTTCGAATTTTGAAAGCGGATGCACGAATTTTG
Encoded proteins:
- a CDS encoding DUF998 domain-containing protein; translated protein: MNFAFISHGVLFVLAYSMIRSLLSANKHRIGMTLAVVHGLGILLVGLFHGYEYSGAAYHALGAVMAIIGCNLVLIVTGALARKNFSPDWLTAYSMLFGNIGIISAFLTLFYNFDYPAVVERIPITQQAAQINFFR
- a CDS encoding SDR family oxidoreductase, with amino-acid sequence MKVFVTGATGYVGSAVVRELIGAGHTVSGLCRSEEKAAGLKAAGAEAVYGTLDDLDTLGRAAAAADGVIHLAFTNDFSNFEGALDLDLRAVEVMGAALEGSGKPFITTAHANGHTVDQAVLAKAEQGVRASIVSLAPSVHGEGDKGFVPMMISIARAKGFAAYIGDGMNRWPAVHRLDAAVLYRLALESAPAGSRLLGAGDEGIPFHEIAAVIGRQLKVPTVGITPEEAAAHFGFLGTIAAFDITSLYNAKQASLETRELLGWKPMQSGLIADLEEGHYFA
- a CDS encoding SDR family oxidoreductase produces the protein MPGIKDKVIVITGASGGIGEATAMLLAEKGAQVVLGARRLDQLEAIANRIEKSGGKAAYLVTDVKRSEDLSNLVQLAHEKFGKLDVLINNAGFMPMSPFDDLRVKDWEEMIDINIKGVLYGIAAALPTFRNQGSGHFINIASTAAYRILPNMSVYAGTKLAVRAISEGLRQEAGHKLRVTIVSPGFTNTLGSTHSDALEAIKDLEMKAKLEAYQNIGLSPSSIAKAIAFAIEQPNDVDVSEIVVRPTAQG
- a CDS encoding phosphotransferase family protein, translating into MQDEKIIGKGNTATVYEWEEGKVLKLFVKGYPTMAVEREFLNAKAINLMNFAKPKAYEMIYYEEQTGIIYDRVEGETLLDWVLKTGDLQGCAVYMASLHKSIVLNKVNHVPDSKEFLKSNILNASSLNKEEQERVLDILSRLKEGDTLCHGDFYPGNILLLNGQTTVIDFMNVCRGDFLYDVARTVYLVQYTPVPADADDKETLLQLKKTLADLYLIEMSVTREMIQDYITVIAAARKGECPNEFN
- a CDS encoding MerR family transcriptional regulator; translated protein: MKIQELADKMGLTIHTIRYYEKEGLLDDRHVRRESNNYRNYSEEALERLKLIKKFQSIGCSLAELKEVLRDHDANTQTNRQIIDWIRNKKKEIESKKEEYDQMLGTLNKMLEYRTLLMDDPNQAQEMLKSWHADSSKTP
- a CDS encoding MerR family transcriptional regulator, which codes for MKIHVLAQKTGLNPPTIRYYEKEGLLDRRHVERRDNNYREYTEEAVEHLLLIKRFQAAGFTIREIKVILKEEDGNKLELSRAVEFLQKKMKEMDRRKRELEQSQSLLARMLNNKLALLAKKGTEDGNSSK
- a CDS encoding AraC family transcriptional regulator, with protein sequence MDRHTPMDGVHSMAIPELYFRRQSHQSGPVYSNSHPSVYIIVQGAKTVELAEERYHVDPGSYLVSPVHLPVIGQITKASQSHPYLSLQLTLHPEILLDVSKTSSPPKKVTSERGILLNPSTPELLKAVLRLVELLETPSDIEVLAPLIIKEIFYRVLQGENGELLRQFAIIGSYSHCISKAIEWINHHYAEPLIIEDLAKTVKMSPRTLHRHFKKVTAMSPIQYQKTIRLQTARRLLLTENLDAANAGFHVGYESPSQFNREYARLFGRPPIRDINDLRNFS
- a CDS encoding patatin-like phospholipase family protein translates to MNAQKRNSPTRAVVLGGGGVTGIAWEVGVLAGLLESGVDLHRADVIIGTSAGAFVGAALASGYDMNKLFTAQSETNSAEIPVAASKELMQAWYRAFATGGSDPRKVGAEFGLIAKNNTSPVSPEQRRAVVESRLVTRIWPANLKVTAIDADTGQLHTFDHQSGVSLLDAVSASGAVPGIWPLVSIGDRFWTDGGMVSTTNSRLAEGYERIVILSPMPNGYGSIPGAAEDAVRLRTSADVYLITPDERSVVAIGPNPYDAARRSITAITGREQGCSIAEAVLTIW